A genome region from Camelina sativa cultivar DH55 chromosome 10, Cs, whole genome shotgun sequence includes the following:
- the LOC104719507 gene encoding F-box/LRR-repeat protein At5g38396-like: protein MDLFSNLPDEIVCHILSFLTTKETALTSVLSKRWRYLIAFVPNLHIDNSVFLNPEEGKHKSQEIQQSFMDFVDRVLSLQRNSPIKKASLKCLSMRDSDSNRVDDWISNLLARGVCELDLLIYLCMDEYVLLSSKCFESRNLVKLKLDSLCIGVQPDMICCSAPVVGWLAEGIVLPMLKTLVIKSVGFYVDEFFLRALPALEELVLDDVFWLWNVMDVTVSNANLKTLTVNSNHYTGTISFDTPSLVYFCCSDYVAKDYPVVNMENLVEARISLLVTEDQIKRARAPNDYLLDEGDDNVVLRFENVGKLMNGIRNVQYLDLSAVTLEVLSFCCDSMPVFNNLKSLTIKSDENHTWQAMPVLIRNCPHLETLVLEGLSHHVADNCGDACDCVSRKGKGRSLTSCPVKVLEIKGFQGTEKEMDMVKHLLNYFLCLMEIKIYMNVDIKGRDLEAIVENMKHYNKNCNVQFLVNGDLYKEWRAQ, encoded by the exons atggatctcTTTAGCAATCTACCAGACGAGATTGTTTGTCATATATTGTCATTCCTTACCACAAAGGAGACTGCTTTGACATCTGTTCTCTCCAAAAGATGGCGCTATCTTATTGCATTTGTCCCTAATCTTCACATTGATAACTCTGTCTTTCTCAATCCCGAAGAGGGTAAGCATAAAAGTCAAGAAATCCAACAGAGTTTCATGGATTTCGTTGATAGAGTATTGTCATTGCAACGTAATTCTCCCATTAAGAAAGCTTCCCTCAAATGTCTAAGTATGCGTGATTCTGATTCAAACCGTGTGGATGATTGGATAAGCAACCTGTTGGCGCGTGGTGTTTGTGAACTTGATCTGTTGATCTATTTGTGTATGGATGAATACGTTCTGTTGTCTTCAAAATGTTTCGAGAGTAGGAATCTAGTTAAGCTGAAGTTAGATAGTCTTTGTATTGGTGTTCAACCGGATATGATCTGTTGTTCAGCTCCTGTTGTTGGTTGGTTGGCTGAAGGGATAGTCTTACCAATGCTTAAAACTCTCGTGATTAAGTCAGTTGGGTTTTATGTTGATGAGTTTTTTCTTAGAGCTTTGCCTGCGCTTGAGGAATTGGTTCTGGATGATGTGTTCTGGTTATGGAACGTTATGGATGTCACTGTGTCAAATGCAAACCTCAAGACACTAACAGTAAATTCCAACCATTATACAGGGACTATTTCATTTGATACACCTAGTCTTGTTTACTTCTGTTGCTCTGATTATGTTGCTAAAGACTACCCTGTAGTTAACATGGAAAACTTAGTTGAGGCTAGAATCAGCCTTTTGGTAACTGAAGATCAAATCAAGCGGGCAAGAGCGCCAAATGATTATTTGTTAGATGAAGGTGATGACAATGTTGTTCTCCGGTTTGAAAATGTTGGGAAGCTCATGAATGGCATACGAAATGTTCAATATCTGGACTTGTCTGCTGTTACTCTTGAG gTGCTTTCCTTCTGCTGTGATTCGATGCCAGTGTTCAACAACCTGAAATCGTTAACTATTAAGAGTGACGAAAATCATACATGGCAAGCAATGCCAGTTCTTATAAGGAACTGTCCACATTTAGAAACTCTAGTCCTTGAG GGTCTTTCGCACCATGTCGCAGATAATTGCGGGGATGCTTGTGACTGTGTTTCTCGTAAGGGAAAGGGTCGTTCACTCACATCTTGTCCAGTAAAGGTTTTAGAGATTAAAGGGTTTCAAGgaacagagaaagagatggaCATGGTAAAGCATCTCTTGAACTATTTTCTGTGTTTGATGGAGATCAAGATCTATATGAATGTTGATATAAAGGGCAGAGACCTGGAAGCTATCGTGGAGAATATGAAACACTACAACAAGAATTGCAATGTGCAGTTCCTGGTAAATGGGGACCTGTACAAGGAGTGGAGGGCACAATGA